The following proteins are co-located in the Prionailurus viverrinus isolate Anna chromosome A1, UM_Priviv_1.0, whole genome shotgun sequence genome:
- the LOC125167840 gene encoding DNA-directed RNA polymerases I and III subunit RPAC2, with product MEEDQELERKISGLKTSMAEGERKTALEMVQAAGTDRHCVTFVLHEEDHTLGNSLRYMIMKNPEVEFCGYTTTHPSESKINLRIQTRGTLPAVEPFQRGLNELMNVCQHVLDKFEASIKEYKDQKASRKESTF from the exons ATGGAAGAAGACCAGGAGTTGGAGAG AAAAATATCTGGATTGAAGACCTCAATGGCTGAAGGCGAGAGGAAGACAGCCCTGGAAATGGTCCAGGCAGCTGGAACAGATAGACACTGTGTGACATTTGTATTGCACGAGGAGGACCATACCCTAGGAAATTCTCTTCGTTACATGATCATGAAGAACCCGGAAGTGGAATTTTGTGGTTACACTACAACCCATCCTTCAGAGAGCAAAATTAATTTACGCATTCAGACTCGAGGTACTCTTCCAGCTGTGGAGCCGTTTCAGAGAGGCTTGAATGAGCTCATGAATGTCTGCCAGCATGTGCTTGACAAGTTTGAGGCCAGCATAAAGGAATATAAGGATCAAAAAGCAAGCAGAAAGGAGTCCACATTCTAG